The genomic window tcaatttgtttttgtaattaaaattaagaaatttagaagaatttttcttcttatgatcttagttttgatttaattaaattctaatgattaaaaaataaaaaaattcctctTCAATCATCATTTTAACCTTCTTCTCTGTATGAAAACACTCaacttttaaaagaatttaaacttCACAAAGCaactttttatgaaaatgaCTTCCTTTTGCTGTTGCAACATTTCAGAGTTATATATTCGTTGCACATGCTTATTAATGCAACGGATTGTGGCAAATTCTTGAAGGCAGAGTAAGAGAGTGGTACATGTATTAATTAGACTTagcttttttcttcaaattttaattagcTTCATACTTCATTATCTCAAGATTTCGTATCAGGAGAGGCCAATTCTGTGCGTGCGTGTGTGTGCATGTTCTGGTGCGTTTAACCCATGATTCATAAGAAAGATTTATTATTGTCTTTTCGAGTAATTTATTAGCTAGATTTGCTGTTTCataattggattaattattgAGGGAATGAGGCGTCCCACCCATAGTTTTTATATCCGGCCGGTGGCTGGCCCGGTCCTAGGCctgggttccgggttttgaccgggtcactaGGTCACCCtggtcaatttaaaaaaaaatcaaaacgacgtcattttagtaaaaaaaaaaacctaaagtcaacgggttgcaaccgagtttttgaccgggtcttgccgggtcacacttggttttttcttctcctgttttttcttcaacctggcTTGGTTCCAGCCCTAAATCGGTCAGATCTCGAGTTGACCCACCAGGCTGGGccatgttttaaaactataatccCACCTCCAAGACTTTCTATGAAACTGCAAGGATTTTTCCCTGCACCACTccaatcattcaaaaatattatggtattgttattaaaaataaaattttaaaaataaaaaaatattattttaataaaatttcaaaaaatacatcTCTTCAAAATCATGACATTGTTGtcaaaaataacttgtttttttttttttcctaaataaCATTACTCTCatgcaattttaaataaaaaatattttaaaaaataattactactaaaaacaaaacacaaaacggGCTGAATCCCACAACATATCCtagaaaataattcatgttTCAAGCATCTTAAATGATTGAACTGGCAttttacagttacaatatgctCTTAATAGAATTGATAGGATTATGAGGCAAACTTAGTTGGCAAAGCCAATAGCAAACACACACCAACCGGCAAAAACATCTTACATGTGCTGTAGTGTTTACATAGGCATCTGAGAAAGGCTAATCTAAATAATTTCAACTAGATCTGTTGATCTTACACTTGTGAAGTTAGCCATTGACATTACCAGGGAAGCTCCTTCACAATTACTTTCTTGCTTAAAATCTAAGATAAAGGAGACCTTCTGGGAatactttttcttctttttctaccAGCATAACAATACTGCTCGTCACACCCATTGATGGAACCAAAGACCTCAATATCATCTTCTATTTGTCTTGAAGGCTTTGATCCTTTCTGCAACCAAAATTGAACTTGTATAATAAGTTGTTAATTAATCCATGATTTGAaagaattgttttattatattctatACATGTTTGCAAATATCCAACAAGAAAAAGACGCCCAGcatgaacataaaattgaagaaaattaatacAGAAACAAaagctataataataataatcagaaGCATTAATCAGAACTTACAACTTTGCATTCCACCGAGCAAAACTTGTAGTTATGAGATGAATCTTCTAATGTCGTCAGCTCCCATTGACATGATTCACACCTACGTTTTCTCTTATGATTTGTTTCACTGTAGTTGTGATTGCTCAGAGGTCTTTGACTTTGATTTATTACCGATCCATTACTATTCTCTTTTGAAGTTCTTTGttgaatataaataatagaatTCCTATTTATGGAATATGGCTGAATCTCGGATATATCGAACAGTGTTCTTATCACAGGTATTTTGATTCCTGGACTGTATGAAGATCTGTAAACCTGAAAAATATTCCAACAAACAATGATTAAATACGTTCtcctaattattatatataattacgaAGCAGGaactataaatatataactTACTTGGATGACTTGGTGCCCTTTATGCACATTGTTGCTGTTGCAGTGGTCACAGAACGGTGGTGATTTAGTGCAATCCACACAGAAGAAGTTGCAGTGTTTTGCTCTATTTGGATCGCTATGATTTTCACACAGCTCGTAAAATTCTGTTTCTATCAAGTGCAGTAGCCATTGAGGATAAGTTGCATGCTCCCCCATAATTAATGGTCGCTATGCTTACTGCctcttttctcaatttcttccttcttttgcGAAAGCAAATTGGAGGAGTAGGCTAGCTATAAACCCTAAAACGTATTCTAGGCATATATTGCTCCATCATTCTCCATAGGAgtaatcctctttttttttccttcctattTTACTAGGAGACAAAGTCTAGACTTGTCATAGCTTTCCAATATAGGAAGCTGTAGCGGTTACCAATTCTAACAGCTAAAACATTAacttttcttaaagaaaaacaaaaccctttCCTTTATTTCAAGGAATTGAGACCCAGAAAAAAGTTTGACTATGGACTTCCTGAAAATTTACTAGAAAATCTCTAAATTGGAGAAGAGAGATTCTACTCGAAGTTTCAGtagttaatatttttgttatcaagtccgattatatttaattttatctttatttaaatcttataaaaataataatgatgatgtaTCATCATtgatattaatgaaattatatttcttataaaaagaaaatatggttGTTTTCTAGTGCTGGGAATTAAGAaaggtttttattattattattattatttcctatAATATAGTCATCACCATGAAAGTTCCTCCTGGTAGTTCCGCTATCCCTCagtacatatttttattttgagattcgagaaaactttattttctgGATAATGCACTTTGTAGTTATAGATAAGCGAGTAAAACTTCATCTCTCCCAGTATGTAATCAGTACATGCATTCCCTAAGAAACTTAATAATGGAGCCAATTATTCACAGTATCAGTTGTTCATGAATCAGAACACTTGTTAAGCAACTCTACTAAAAGTGCTAAGAAAAAACTAGGTCTCGCAGTCTATAAAGACCCTAATCTATCTAAAATTCCTCATGCAGTAACAGATGCTGCATTATAAATTCCTGACCAAGTTACACATTTTATATTCCTTCCTCCAAAATCTACCCAAATTAATTGGGTTTCTTTCACTAAATACACTGTTAAGCCTATCAAATCATAGCCTTCTCTCCTATTGTTGTTGTCAATAACCTTTATTTTGGCCTGCTAGAACATGATTCCATtagagaaaaatgataaaatcaacatCTGGATGTTTTCTTTAACCTCACCAtttgttttatacaaattttaaaGTGAAGGGACTAGAGTTAATGTCTAAAATTGTTGTATATCCAAAgcgaagaaagaaaagaaattagagaTAATTAGTTGGACATTCACaagattaaagtaaaaataatttaaatttgaggataaatttttttttaacatggaaaGATTGATGCAAgagatttttaagaaaaaatattttttctatttagtctaggaaatcaaataatatggttaataattttatttttcttagtttgtttaagatttttattattttcatttatttataggtTTTATAGTTTGTTTATGTTGGTTTTTGGGTTTATATAAGGATTGTAACCCTCTTAGAAATGCAAGctatatgaaaagaaatatttatcaataaaattatgaattatgatttttgtgtgATCCAttcttttaaagattttatatttttatatttgttgtcgttttatgttgtttttgtttgcgTCACAtccttttatgattttcttatcggcaaagtttatatatttttttagaattaccttattgcaaagttttttttttataaaagaaatcaaacccCAATCTGCATGACTAGGGGTGAtaattttcggttcggtttggtttttatcaaaacaaagtaaccaaaccgaaattttttaaaaaacaaataccgaaaccggttcaaatcgacTGGTTtaagttcggttcggttttttaggaaaaaaactggttcaaaccggtctggctcggttttttcggtttggttcgatttttcagtttggcttggttcggttcggttttttttctgtttgggttcggttcggttttttcggtttcagtcttataaaaccgaaaccgaaccggtcggttttttcaaaattttaattggttttttttcacggttcggttttttcggttattgttttcccggttttctcggtttaatcatttttttggtttttttactcacccctacgCATGACTCATGTTGAAGAAAAGCAAACCATTAGAGATACAGGGTGGTGATATATGATATACCATACACTAACAGAAATATGAAATTGTATTGAGAAAATCATTCTTGATTGcgtgtttttatataatatgaaGATTCATTCTTATTTATAGTAGATGTTATTGAGTTCAAAACAAATACACTTTTAGGATTGAATGGGTCACTCAAGCATGCATGTCATGGAAGGAAAGTTTCATTGGCCACAAATGCTTCTTGTTAGTCACAAGTAGCAAATACAATCCTTCCCCATTATAGCTTCCTCCTCGGCCAATGTTAGATTCACAGGGAATCACTTACTTAGTGGTCCTGCTAAAATCTTTGAACACCATTGTAGTTTTTCTTAATGAATTATGTAAGTTCTCTTTAATCTCTTCCTGTGCACAACTGCTCTTTTGTGATCTTGGTGCAAGCAATCTAATGATTTGGAATTAGCCCCCTCTTGATTCAACTCTTGTtagtttttgtttggtttttaatgtgatttttcCTCCATTTTTATGGTCCCAGTGGGCTTAAAATTTTGCATACTACAGGCATATGATTCTGTCTAGAGTGCAGCTGTTGAGACCTCAGCTCCTACCGTCCCACAACCTGCAATTATCTAACCCAATTATCTAACCATGGACCTTAATTTCCAAAGATGATTACAAAGAGGCTTGATAATTACAgcacaaaataaaatagtttagtGCAACTCATTGGGGTCACAGAAAAGTTTAGCAGCATCTTGAAACACTTAGCAAAATCTCAACGAAGAATAAATACACAGATTGTATACAGGAGCTCTATTAATCAAGCTGAGCATACCAGATCCCCTGGATCTTGACGTCCTTAGGAGTCTTTGCTCCCAGATCAGTATCAGATGGCTGAAGACTCTCAAACACTCCTATGATCTCTCCAGTCTCAGGCTTGCTCTTGGTCACACTTAGGGTGATTTTACCTGTTGATGATGCGGTGTTCTTGATGTTTTCCTTGAGTAGTTCCTCCTCATCTCCTCTGCCTCCAGCAGGCAATGCAACTGCATTGTCATAACCGGTTGAGCCACCTCTTCCCTTTGGGTCCAAGAAAGATGAACCTCGGTAGGATGGTACAAGGAACTCTCCACTGAAGCTCTCTGGTTTTCCTGATGCTGCTAATTGTTTAATGGTGAAAAGGAAAGGCACACGCTCGCCACCAGGCAGCTGAACGGTCACAGCAGCATAGTCAATACCATCTTTCTCCTCAAACTTGATGGTTCCATCGGGAGAGACTTCGAAAGGTCCCTCAATCTCGTCGAGGGTGTAGGTCAAACGTGTCATGAGCTTAGTGTTTTGGAACTCAGGTGGGGCATTCTTGCTTACACTTTCAGCCTTGACAGTGAATGAAGTTGGCTCCAGGCAGAACTTCTTAGCATTGTATTTGCCAGGCTTGAAGGCAAATGACTCAGCTCCCCCGTCAAGGGTTGGGCACTGGTTAGCAGTTCCAGATCCTTTTACTTCCATGTATGTCTTGCTCTGGATTTCATCATAGGTCAGCCTCTTTGGGACTCCTTCAGCACTTGCTCcctaaaatatgaaaagaaaagaaataaaaatatcatacctGGGTTCGGATTTAATCCTCAATGTAACATTGAAACCTTAAATATAAATCTGCAGCAAAGGGATGGTCTCTAATAATCAATCCACACTGACTAATTACGGTGATCTTACCATGTGATTGCTTCCCTTCCCGTTGAGCAAGTACTTTATACGGCTCAAAATCTCTAATGCCATTGTAATGCTATTAAAATGTCAGGGCCAAAGTAAGATGGACATGAGCAATTTTGGGAACCTGGCCTTAAATCTCTCCTATCGAGTTCTCAACAGTTAATCATGCTGTTGAACCACGTACTTTAACAGtttatgaacaaaaaaacaCGCAAAGAAACAGGACAGGGTCAGCTTAATATATCATCATGCATGATATTGATATAGCAGGGCAATCATATTATAGTCCTGGTAGTCTAATATGAATATGATAAACTCTAAATTATATACCCGTTAGAAGTTTAAAAATATCTGATTAAGACATTCATACGTACCGAGACAACAAGAGCAGAAGTAGCAAGAGCAAAGCCAGCGATCTTGCTAGCATCTACACACTTTCGAGCCAAGTCTTTAAGGTCAGATTGCAAAGAGCAGGAAATCCTAGCACTAGCTGGTTCGAAGCCAAAAGCCTTGGAAACACTCTGAGAAGACCTGAGTTGAAGGCTGGTCCTAGAAGGCACACCCACCTTGGTGGGTTGCATCAGTGTAGCTGCTGCTTGTAGTGAGGCAGCCATTTAGTTCCGACTGCTGTCTGTCTGTCTAGCTTGGAACTGtgtattcaaaagaaaaaagaaaaaaacagagcgAGTGAtcacaagaagaagaagtgctTTGTGCTGGTTAAGGTGGTTGGTTTTGGTGTGGGTAAGATAAAGAGATAGGATAAGGCCTTCTCCTATTGGTTGATTGAAGGTAATGCCTCTGGTTTTTTAGTTTGCCACGTGGCAAGTATCAGGTTTGGGATTACTCTTGAGTCTTGACTGGATGGCGATGTTTGTGattaatctaaaagaaaaatatttagattggCCCATGCAGGTTTCGAACCTGCGACCTTCGCGTTATTAGCACGACGCTCTAACCAGCTGAGCTAATAGGCCTATTTATTAGCTTGTTTCAATATACtctatttgatatatttacCTGTAGCTGAACTTACCTTATATCACTGCAGAGTCCTGGCAAAGCTTTAAAATATGAGCAAGTTCTATACTCTAGTGTTTCAATCCGACccgagttttaaaatttttttaggtattttagttttaattaatatttttaaatttttttaatatattaatatcaaaaataaattttaaaaatcaatcatcatcattattctaaatacttttttataattatctttttgtGTTCTCAAATTCAATACCTTAACATACTTATCATCATGTCAATCCATAAACAAAACTTCACAAGTAAATCTAAGGTTGTCAATTTCAATCTGCTCCATTTAGAATTACCAATATATCtcgttttaatttaaaaaataaaacaaactgaaataaattttatctcgTTCATAATCTTGATCCATTCCAGAAATTCTGGCTAGAAGTTctgtttaaatagttttttttttaatatatacttttactttaatttcatctttcaacacttGGTTTATTGGAGataagatttcataatttattgtggtttacttttttatggttatcctagtctcatgactcaTGTCACGGGTTTGGCGGTTTAACTcaattaactcgagtttttttaatttattttttaatcgacttttttttttcaatttttgcattcaacttttttttacatttagttagttgattatgaattatattttatcatttgttttgatttgttttttataaaattattttaatctcatgacTCGAACAACGAGTTTTGTGAGTTGACCCGAGTAGACTTAGATCATTTTATAATCTCTTGATCCAAGTGAATCTAATTTgttgtcgtctcaatatttttttaataaaacaatgtttttttttttgtgaaactataattttatcgatgtaaattattttttaacccatCAAGTTAATTAAGACAATtctatttaagttaatttatctttgaatttcaattgaaattatctttttttgaattaatattttgattatatatatatggcacaCACTCCATCTTCTgagaaatatttatgttttgaaaaaaaaaaaaaaaaaaacagagtcttTGTATAAAGAAATGCATGAAAAGGGACATATTTATAAACCTTTCAAATGAGAACGTgctaaaatatttcaaaataaaaacacattttttcaattaaaaacaaacataattccaacggaaaaaaaaatctataacaaCTCAAGAAGGGTTTTACTATCTTGGTGCaacaacaatattttgttcGGAGTTTAAGtaatatttgaaaacattattgaaattatatttttaaaaaatttaaaattatttttgtttaaaattatatttttaaattattttaattttaatatattgctattaaaaataaatatttttaa from Populus trichocarpa isolate Nisqually-1 chromosome 5, P.trichocarpa_v4.1, whole genome shotgun sequence includes these protein-coding regions:
- the LOC7480481 gene encoding oxygen-evolving enhancer protein 1, chloroplastic; the encoded protein is MAASLQAAATLMQPTKVGVPSRTSLQLRSSQSVSKAFGFEPASARISCSLQSDLKDLARKCVDASKIAGFALATSALVVSGASAEGVPKRLTYDEIQSKTYMEVKGSGTANQCPTLDGGAESFAFKPGKYNAKKFCLEPTSFTVKAESVSKNAPPEFQNTKLMTRLTYTLDEIEGPFEVSPDGTIKFEEKDGIDYAAVTVQLPGGERVPFLFTIKQLAASGKPESFSGEFLVPSYRGSSFLDPKGRGGSTGYDNAVALPAGGRGDEEELLKENIKNTASSTGKITLSVTKSKPETGEIIGVFESLQPSDTDLGAKTPKDVKIQGIWYAQLD